In Chlamydiota bacterium, a genomic segment contains:
- the pnp gene encoding Polyribonucleotide nucleotidyltransferase, with the protein METQENGLISHTAEIELENQKIILETGKVARQADGSVILRDGETMVFASACQNDTPQEGLDFLPLRVDYQEKFSSTGKTLGGFIKREGRPSEREILTSRLIDRPIRPLFPDHYFNEVQILTYVWSFDGVRSPDALGLCAASLALLISDIPFTKPLAAVRMGFIDGVFIVNPTIEQQAMSKLDLLLAGTHDAILMIEGYCDFLTEEQVIEAIAMGHESIKKLCTAFAAFAKKHGKEKKMHLVTAPDDTVYETLKQQFESKILEAVSIETKLEREIGLSQVKDLVLETLLNEDDPTSLFTKKALSIAIKKLKSNLMRQMILKDNRRIDGRALDEVRRIDIEMSFLPRTHGSCLFTRGETQAVAVCTLGSETMAQRYENLLTDGAHRFYLQYSFPPFSVGEVGRMGPPGRREVGHGKLAERALSAILPDQDRFPYVIRLESNITESNGSSSMASVCGGALALMNAGVPISRPVSGIAMGLILEDDSYKILSDIMGTEDALGDMDFKITGDMEGITAFQMDIKVEGITLEIMKEALMQAKQGRIYILEKMLQACPEPSKELSVYAPRIETVQIHPSKIGTVIGPSGKQIRAIIDETGVEMNISDDGIISIASADVASINMAKEIIHNLTAEVEVGKTYKGRIVSIVKFGLFVEIFSKQGLCHISEVSPKRVENLDDLYKVDDMITVKVLEINDRGQIKLSHKATLSEPAKEEA; encoded by the coding sequence ATGGAAACGCAAGAAAATGGACTGATTAGCCATACAGCTGAAATCGAATTAGAAAACCAAAAAATTATTTTAGAAACAGGTAAAGTTGCAAGACAAGCAGATGGATCTGTGATTTTACGCGATGGGGAAACGATGGTCTTTGCCTCTGCATGTCAAAATGATACACCACAAGAAGGACTTGATTTTCTTCCTTTAAGGGTCGATTATCAAGAAAAATTTTCATCTACAGGAAAAACCCTTGGTGGATTTATTAAACGCGAAGGAAGACCCTCTGAAAGAGAAATATTAACCTCTCGTTTGATCGATCGTCCCATAAGACCCCTATTTCCTGATCATTATTTTAATGAAGTACAAATATTAACTTACGTCTGGTCATTTGATGGCGTGCGTTCTCCTGATGCCCTTGGACTATGTGCGGCGAGTTTAGCGCTTCTTATATCTGATATTCCTTTTACAAAACCATTAGCAGCTGTTCGTATGGGATTTATTGATGGTGTTTTTATTGTGAATCCTACCATCGAACAACAGGCTATGTCAAAATTGGATCTACTTCTTGCAGGAACCCATGACGCAATTTTGATGATTGAAGGTTACTGTGACTTTCTTACAGAAGAACAGGTGATTGAAGCTATTGCCATGGGCCATGAATCGATCAAAAAACTGTGTACAGCTTTTGCAGCCTTTGCAAAAAAACATGGTAAAGAAAAAAAGATGCATTTGGTTACAGCTCCTGATGACACAGTCTATGAAACGCTAAAACAACAATTTGAATCGAAAATCTTAGAAGCCGTATCCATTGAAACAAAATTGGAGCGTGAAATTGGCCTATCTCAGGTTAAAGATTTGGTTTTAGAAACCCTATTAAATGAAGACGATCCCACCTCACTATTTACAAAAAAAGCACTTTCCATTGCGATAAAAAAATTAAAATCTAATTTGATGCGTCAAATGATTTTAAAAGACAACAGACGGATTGATGGAAGAGCGCTTGATGAAGTACGCCGTATTGATATTGAGATGAGTTTTTTGCCAAGAACGCATGGATCATGTCTATTTACACGTGGAGAGACACAAGCTGTTGCTGTTTGTACGCTCGGATCAGAAACCATGGCACAGCGCTATGAAAATCTTTTAACTGATGGAGCACATCGCTTCTATTTGCAATATTCTTTCCCTCCATTTTCTGTAGGCGAAGTCGGTCGGATGGGCCCTCCAGGAAGACGCGAAGTGGGCCATGGAAAACTCGCAGAAAGAGCTCTTAGCGCCATCTTACCTGATCAAGACCGTTTTCCTTATGTCATTCGTTTGGAATCTAACATTACAGAATCCAACGGTTCTTCTTCTATGGCTTCTGTCTGTGGTGGAGCTCTTGCTCTAATGAATGCTGGTGTTCCTATTTCACGTCCTGTATCCGGAATTGCAATGGGATTGATTTTAGAAGACGATAGCTATAAAATTTTGTCTGATATCATGGGAACAGAAGATGCTTTAGGAGATATGGATTTCAAAATCACGGGTGATATGGAAGGAATCACAGCCTTTCAAATGGATATTAAGGTCGAAGGCATCACTTTAGAAATCATGAAAGAAGCTTTGATGCAAGCCAAACAAGGTCGCATCTACATCCTCGAAAAAATGCTCCAAGCTTGCCCAGAACCAAGTAAAGAACTTTCCGTTTATGCACCTAGAATTGAAACTGTGCAAATTCATCCTTCTAAAATTGGAACTGTCATTGGGCCCTCTGGAAAACAGATTCGTGCTATTATCGATGAAACAGGCGTGGAAATGAATATTTCAGATGATGGCATTATCTCTATTGCTTCTGCAGATGTAGCAAGTATCAATATGGCAAAAGAAATCATCCACAATCTCACTGCAGAGGTCGAAGTTGGCAAAACATACAAAGGAAGAATTGTAAGCATTGTAAAATTCGGTCTTTTTGTTGAAATTTTTAGTAAGCAGGGCCTTTGTCATATTTCCGAAGTTTCACCCAAACGTGTTGAAAATTTAGACGACTTGTACAAGGTGGACGATATGATTACAGTCAAGGTGCTTGAAATCAACGACCGCGGCCAAATCAAGCTTTCTCATAAAGCCACACTTTCAGAGCCTGCGAAAGAAGAAGCTTAA
- the ftsH gene encoding ATP-dependent zinc metalloprotease FtsH, with product MDENPKPKKGFSGGLLFILLAAVLFIMVLQTMKTEKTANISFSYQLESLVNLDLLQPEDSAKVAINDNLVSFSGKFREEKSSLGKQRYRFLQTLFANHQLKDLKTNSLNELNRFQNDIRSNADWFLHLTGYQIPAGGYKIIDSTYDTPTRQNSIIITSLSSKNIFGLPQLRSEFTQVNKNINEASITHYGLSLGTVIANFQSPNLGIGSEEMKNNLRLMSRELEQTQNSDLAPRDKLQKYEGITQQLVALASSLNAMQGNMRLIQLRSVRNYNKQLTALGTTAEKLTQNQVQLNKARSGVGDTIWFFDNRELSTKQLEGEDVDKFSNWFTTSKEEWEGFEQNKTLTFKAPDQPLNTVLKKKFKSEEPATNYWNVFFSLLPFLILIALLYFFFSRQMKGIGGGAMNFGKSPAKLLTKDSVKVTFKDVAGIEEAKEELVEIVDFLKDPARFTMLGAQIPKGVLLIGPPGTGKTLIAKAVAGEADRPFFSIAGSDFVEMFVGVGASRIRDLFAQAKKTAPCIIFIDEIDAVGRHRGGGYGGGHDEREQTLNQLLVEMDGFDTNEGVIIIAATNRPDVLDRALLRPGRFDRRVNIELPDVRGRFEILKVHARNLKIDPSVDLMAIARGTPGASGADLKNILNEAALISARKGRKAVTAQDAISATDKVRFGKERRSLEITESDKKTTAYHESGHAVVGLVVKNADPVEKVTIIPRGMSLGATHFLPEKNRINYWKNELIDQLAVCMGGRVGEEIFVGDISSGAQQDIVQASEIARSMVCKWGMSEILGTISYEDSNQQQFGFPSTEKPFSEKTQEEIDAEVKNLVNAALNRAREIVQDNKAKVELMAERLMQFETLYKEDLDCIMETGELSEEGIRDRLDKEEFKFRKSPPPPPKDIGESDTGEAFNPT from the coding sequence ATGGATGAGAATCCAAAACCAAAGAAGGGCTTTAGCGGGGGTCTATTATTTATTTTGCTCGCAGCTGTCTTGTTTATCATGGTCTTACAGACAATGAAGACAGAAAAGACAGCTAATATTTCCTTTAGCTATCAATTAGAAAGCTTAGTGAATTTGGATCTTTTGCAACCCGAAGATTCTGCCAAGGTGGCAATCAATGATAATTTAGTGAGTTTTTCTGGTAAATTTCGAGAAGAAAAATCCTCTCTTGGTAAACAGCGTTATCGTTTTTTACAAACGCTTTTTGCCAACCATCAACTTAAAGACCTTAAAACAAATAGTTTAAATGAATTAAATCGATTTCAAAATGACATTCGCAGCAATGCAGACTGGTTTTTGCACCTCACTGGATATCAAATTCCTGCAGGAGGCTATAAGATTATCGATAGCACATACGATACACCTACAAGACAAAATAGCATTATCATTACCAGCCTTTCTTCGAAAAATATTTTTGGCTTGCCGCAATTGCGCTCTGAATTTACTCAAGTGAATAAAAATATCAATGAAGCAAGTATCACCCATTATGGCCTTTCGCTAGGAACTGTGATTGCCAATTTCCAATCTCCAAATTTGGGTATTGGATCCGAAGAGATGAAAAACAATTTACGCCTGATGTCAAGAGAGCTAGAGCAGACACAAAATAGTGACCTTGCTCCTAGAGACAAATTGCAAAAATATGAAGGTATTACACAGCAACTTGTGGCCTTAGCTTCTTCTTTAAATGCCATGCAAGGCAATATGCGTCTCATTCAGCTAAGAAGTGTTAGAAATTACAACAAACAATTGACTGCTTTAGGTACAACGGCGGAGAAATTGACACAAAACCAGGTCCAATTGAACAAAGCACGTAGCGGCGTGGGAGATACCATCTGGTTTTTTGATAATAGAGAATTGAGCACAAAACAGCTAGAAGGAGAAGATGTCGATAAATTTTCCAACTGGTTTACCACATCGAAAGAAGAATGGGAAGGTTTTGAACAAAATAAAACCCTTACATTTAAAGCTCCAGATCAACCCTTAAACACTGTATTAAAAAAGAAGTTTAAATCCGAAGAGCCTGCTACTAACTACTGGAATGTTTTCTTTTCTCTTCTACCATTCTTGATTTTGATTGCTCTGCTCTATTTCTTCTTCTCTAGACAGATGAAGGGTATTGGGGGCGGTGCCATGAACTTTGGTAAATCGCCTGCAAAATTGTTGACCAAAGATAGTGTTAAAGTGACGTTCAAAGATGTGGCAGGAATTGAAGAAGCCAAAGAAGAACTTGTAGAAATCGTGGATTTTTTAAAAGATCCTGCCAGATTTACGATGCTGGGGGCACAAATCCCCAAAGGTGTGCTTTTAATCGGCCCTCCAGGTACAGGAAAGACCTTGATAGCCAAAGCGGTTGCTGGAGAAGCTGACAGACCTTTCTTTTCTATTGCAGGTTCTGACTTTGTGGAAATGTTTGTAGGGGTCGGTGCTTCTAGGATTCGAGATCTCTTTGCTCAGGCAAAAAAGACAGCGCCTTGCATTATTTTTATCGATGAGATTGATGCTGTAGGACGCCATAGAGGTGGAGGCTATGGCGGAGGCCATGACGAAAGAGAACAAACACTCAACCAACTGCTTGTGGAAATGGATGGATTTGATACCAATGAAGGTGTGATCATCATCGCTGCAACAAACAGGCCCGATGTTTTGGATCGCGCACTTTTAAGACCTGGCCGATTTGATCGTAGGGTCAATATTGAGCTTCCAGATGTAAGAGGGCGTTTTGAAATTTTAAAAGTCCATGCCCGTAATCTTAAAATTGATCCTTCTGTTGATTTGATGGCTATTGCCAGAGGAACACCAGGAGCCAGCGGGGCAGATCTTAAAAACATTTTGAATGAAGCGGCACTCATTTCTGCGCGCAAAGGTCGTAAGGCAGTGACGGCACAAGATGCCATTTCAGCTACAGATAAGGTGCGTTTTGGAAAAGAGCGTAGAAGTTTAGAGATTACCGAATCAGACAAGAAAACAACCGCTTATCATGAATCAGGACATGCCGTTGTAGGGCTTGTTGTCAAAAATGCCGATCCTGTGGAAAAAGTGACCATCATTCCACGGGGCATGTCACTAGGTGCGACACATTTCTTGCCCGAAAAAAATCGGATAAATTATTGGAAAAATGAGCTGATCGATCAATTAGCAGTTTGCATGGGCGGTCGCGTTGGAGAAGAGATCTTTGTTGGTGATATCTCCTCTGGGGCGCAGCAAGATATTGTGCAAGCAAGTGAGATTGCCAGATCCATGGTTTGCAAATGGGGGATGAGTGAAATTTTGGGTACAATTTCTTATGAAGATAGTAACCAGCAACAGTTTGGTTTTCCATCCACAGAAAAGCCTTTTTCTGAAAAGACTCAAGAAGAGATTGATGCTGAGGTCAAAAACCTTGTGAATGCAGCGCTCAATCGCGCACGCGAAATCGTTCAAGACAATAAAGCAAAGGTCGAATTGATGGCAGAGCGTTTGATGCAATTTGAGACACTTTACAAAGAAGATCTAGATTGTATTATGGAAACAGGAGAACTTTCAGAAGAGGGAATCCGCGATCGATTAGACAAAGAGGAATTTAAATTTAGAAAAAGCCCACCACCACCTCCAAAAGATATAGGGGAGTCGGATACAGGTGAGGCATTTAATCCGACATAA
- the tadA gene encoding tRNA-specific adenosine deaminase: protein MPFAKQDEYFMKIALEFAKKAFLMDEVPVGCVIVKDQMIVGKGYNLVEKKQDATCHAEMIALKQAKKKLGNWRLNGCVVYSTLEPCMMCAGAFLLSRIDKLIYAAKDVRHGAHTSFINVFEKKHPTHSIEIVSGLFEMEAKQLLKTFFQQRRVSKLQ, encoded by the coding sequence ATGCCCTTTGCAAAACAAGATGAATATTTTATGAAAATCGCCCTTGAATTTGCTAAAAAAGCTTTTTTAATGGATGAGGTGCCTGTCGGATGCGTGATTGTAAAAGATCAAATGATTGTTGGAAAAGGGTATAATTTAGTTGAAAAAAAACAAGACGCGACTTGCCACGCTGAAATGATAGCGTTAAAACAGGCTAAGAAAAAACTTGGAAATTGGCGTTTGAATGGGTGTGTGGTCTATTCCACGCTAGAGCCTTGCATGATGTGTGCGGGAGCGTTTCTCCTTTCTCGCATAGATAAGCTCATCTATGCTGCCAAAGATGTGCGCCATGGAGCGCATACAAGTTTTATCAATGTGTTTGAAAAAAAACACCCGACACATTCTATCGAAATTGTGTCGGGTTTGTTTGAAATGGAAGCAAAACAATTGCTTAAAACTTTTTTTCAACAGAGGCGAGTATCTAAACTTCAGTAG
- the rpsO gene encoding 30S ribosomal protein S15 produces MTLDKGTKEEITKKFQLHEKDTGSADVQIAILTERIIELTAHLRQSPKDHASRLSLLKLVGQRRKLLDYLNSTDTKRYQQLIKRLNLRK; encoded by the coding sequence ATGACACTTGATAAAGGTACAAAAGAGGAAATTACAAAAAAGTTTCAACTTCATGAAAAAGATACCGGTTCTGCGGATGTTCAAATTGCAATTTTAACAGAACGCATCATTGAGCTCACAGCTCATTTAAGACAATCCCCTAAGGATCATGCCTCAAGGCTTTCTCTATTAAAGCTCGTGGGTCAAAGAAGAAAACTTCTTGATTACCTAAATTCTACAGATACAAAGCGCTATCAGCAGTTGATCAAGCGGTTGAATCTACGTAAATAA
- the tilS gene encoding tRNA(Ile)-lysidine synthase: MGYNASMEKKLLPILTRLNIHDQRLLVAVSTGADSMALLHLLLNLQKKLNLELFVAHINHNMRQESQEEEAFISDFCKRNNLPFYSKTLEKISGGNVEDRLRKERYNFLLEKAKKLKASVCLAHHLDDLAETVLKRFFENPRLYQLKGMQESSQREGVTLLRPLLSFRKQELLGYLNKHAYKYFEDMTNLDLQFTRNRMRHNILPTLEQQFGKSIQENLQRHAYQADLLEDYLNKKIEKLCALKQKTKDSVVYDFSNIEIHPLELQFFLEKVLNLKNLQKEQEFIKAFFENTKFAYQNIELKQRQLFVKIQSLVYN, from the coding sequence ATGGGGTACAATGCCTCCATGGAGAAAAAACTTTTACCCATTTTAACACGCCTAAATATCCATGATCAGCGACTGCTTGTTGCCGTATCTACAGGGGCCGATTCCATGGCGCTTTTGCACCTATTGTTGAATTTACAAAAGAAGCTCAACCTAGAGCTCTTTGTTGCTCACATCAATCACAATATGCGCCAAGAAAGCCAAGAAGAAGAAGCGTTTATTTCAGATTTTTGTAAAAGAAATAACCTCCCATTTTATTCAAAAACCCTTGAGAAAATCTCGGGAGGCAACGTAGAAGATCGCTTAAGAAAAGAGCGTTACAATTTTTTGCTTGAAAAAGCCAAAAAACTCAAAGCTTCTGTCTGCCTTGCGCATCATTTAGATGATCTAGCAGAAACGGTGCTCAAGCGCTTTTTTGAAAATCCAAGGCTCTATCAGCTCAAAGGTATGCAGGAGAGTTCTCAAAGAGAGGGTGTGACATTACTAAGACCTCTGCTCTCGTTTAGAAAACAAGAGCTTTTGGGCTACTTAAATAAACATGCATACAAATATTTTGAAGATATGACAAACCTAGATCTTCAGTTTACAAGAAATCGCATGCGTCACAACATTCTTCCAACGTTGGAACAGCAATTTGGAAAATCCATTCAAGAAAATCTACAAAGACATGCTTATCAAGCAGATCTTTTAGAAGATTATCTCAATAAAAAAATTGAAAAGCTATGTGCTTTAAAACAAAAAACAAAAGACAGCGTAGTGTATGATTTTTCCAATATCGAAATCCATCCACTCGAATTGCAATTTTTTTTAGAAAAAGTGCTTAATTTAAAGAATTTACAAAAAGAGCAAGAGTTTATCAAAGCTTTTTTTGAAAACACAAAATTTGCCTATCAAAACATCGAGCTTAAACAAAGACAATTGTTTGTAAAAATTCAATCTTTAGTTTATAATTAA